A stretch of Lysinibacillus agricola DNA encodes these proteins:
- a CDS encoding shikimate kinase — protein MRKIYLVGFMGCGKSALGRRLSYLLKMPYYDMDHEIVRQQGMTISQIFEKYGEARFREIETEFLKNFREEACIISTGGGVAVNAENRKIMRRSGLVFFLDATFEDIYKRIQHDPKRPIVQSSTKEELEKLYHYRRKFYREAGHIQVLTEGRTIRQILEYLVFQVKRLKIER, from the coding sequence ATGCGAAAAATATATTTAGTTGGCTTTATGGGCTGCGGGAAAAGTGCGTTAGGAAGACGTTTAAGCTATTTGTTAAAGATGCCATATTATGATATGGATCATGAAATTGTTAGACAGCAGGGTATGACAATTTCACAGATTTTTGAAAAATACGGAGAAGCACGCTTTCGAGAAATAGAAACAGAATTTTTGAAAAATTTCAGAGAAGAAGCTTGTATTATTTCAACAGGTGGTGGTGTTGCAGTCAATGCTGAAAATCGAAAAATAATGAGACGCAGTGGACTTGTGTTTTTTTTAGATGCGACATTCGAAGATATTTACAAAAGAATACAGCATGATCCAAAAAGACCGATTGTACAGAGTTCAACGAAAGAAGAGCTAGAAAAGCTGTATCATTACAGAAGAAAGTTCTATCGTGAGGCAGGACATATACAAGTGTTAACAGAGGGTAGAACGATTCGCCAAATTCTTGAGTATTTAGTATTCCAAGTCAAAAGGTTGAAAATCGAACGATGA
- the gcvT gene encoding glycine cleavage system aminomethyltransferase GcvT produces MTNELKRTPLFDEYAKYGGKTIDFGGWELPVQFSSIKEEHDAVRNRAGLFDVSHMGEILVTGPESKDFLQNLLTNDISKIAVGQAQYNAMCYEDGGVVDDLLTYKLADNHYLLCVNASNIEKDYDWMMENQHQYDVTIDNQSDAYAQIALQGPLAEEVLQSLTATDVSAIKYFRFQENVEVAGHKALVSRSGYTGEDGFELYGSPEDIKALWSKILEAGKDKGVVPAGLGCRDTLRFEAGLPLYGQELSATISPLEAGIGFAVKLNKEDFNGHEVLVAQKENGLPRKIVGIEMIDKGIPRHGYKVFKDGKEIGEVTTGTQLPSSKRNVGNALIDSQFTTIGTELEIEIRGKYLKVVTVETPFYKRSK; encoded by the coding sequence ATGACGAACGAATTAAAACGTACTCCTCTATTTGACGAATACGCAAAGTATGGTGGTAAAACTATTGACTTCGGCGGATGGGAATTACCAGTACAGTTCTCTTCTATTAAAGAAGAACATGATGCAGTACGTAATCGTGCAGGCTTATTTGATGTATCACATATGGGTGAAATTTTAGTAACTGGCCCTGAGTCAAAAGATTTTTTACAAAATCTTTTGACAAATGATATTTCTAAAATTGCAGTAGGTCAAGCGCAATATAATGCGATGTGCTATGAAGATGGTGGCGTTGTTGATGATTTATTAACGTATAAATTAGCAGACAATCATTATTTACTGTGCGTAAATGCGTCAAATATTGAAAAAGATTATGATTGGATGATGGAAAATCAACATCAATATGATGTGACTATTGACAACCAATCAGACGCTTATGCTCAAATTGCTCTTCAAGGCCCCTTAGCAGAAGAGGTTCTTCAATCATTAACAGCTACTGATGTAAGTGCCATTAAATACTTCCGTTTCCAAGAAAATGTTGAAGTTGCTGGTCATAAAGCGTTAGTATCTCGTAGTGGTTATACAGGAGAAGATGGTTTTGAATTATACGGCTCCCCAGAGGATATTAAAGCTTTATGGAGTAAAATCTTAGAGGCTGGAAAAGACAAAGGTGTTGTTCCAGCAGGTTTAGGCTGTCGTGATACACTTCGTTTTGAAGCAGGCCTTCCATTATATGGGCAAGAGCTATCAGCGACAATTTCACCTCTTGAGGCTGGTATTGGCTTTGCTGTGAAATTAAATAAAGAAGACTTTAATGGTCATGAAGTATTAGTGGCGCAAAAAGAAAATGGACTGCCACGTAAAATTGTGGGCATTGAAATGATCGATAAAGGCATTCCTCGTCATGGCTACAAAGTGTTTAAGGATGGTAAAGAAATTGGTGAAGTGACAACGGGTACACAGCTTCCTTCCTCTAAACGTAATGTTGGTAACGCGTTAATTGACAGCCAATTCACAACTATCGGAACAGAATTAGAAATCGAAATTCGTGGTAAGTACTTAAAGGTAGTAACAGTTGAAACACCGTTTTACAAACGTTCAAAATAA
- a CDS encoding helix-turn-helix transcriptional regulator encodes MIHPLKITSTLADETRYSIYEYILKEKKTVTVQNIADKFGIHPNVARLHLTKLSEINIITADFAKTGKGGRPGRVYKASDKGVSLTFPRRDENRLLKWTIQLIQEFGPSAVEKCQNISYEDGYQQMKNYVNAELKLNNTLSFEQKLQLLTDNAALIGYIPQVQQTEYGKKVIFSIFNCPFQEQLTTHSEIVCSLHESYLKGQLDALFSSNEFVQIESMIHNCDLCKYEINVTEIDS; translated from the coding sequence ATGATCCATCCATTAAAAATTACTAGTACATTGGCCGATGAAACTAGATACTCTATTTATGAGTACATCCTGAAAGAGAAGAAAACTGTAACGGTCCAAAATATAGCTGATAAATTCGGCATACATCCAAACGTTGCACGTCTCCACTTAACAAAGCTCTCAGAAATTAATATTATTACAGCTGATTTCGCCAAAACTGGGAAGGGTGGCCGACCTGGTCGTGTTTATAAGGCCTCAGATAAAGGCGTATCATTAACGTTCCCAAGACGTGATGAAAATCGACTACTGAAATGGACAATCCAATTAATTCAGGAATTTGGACCATCTGCAGTAGAAAAATGCCAGAACATTAGCTACGAAGATGGTTACCAGCAAATGAAAAATTATGTAAATGCTGAGTTAAAATTAAATAATACTCTTTCCTTCGAACAAAAGCTTCAGCTATTAACTGACAACGCAGCATTAATTGGCTATATTCCGCAAGTACAGCAAACAGAGTATGGTAAAAAGGTGATATTCTCCATTTTTAATTGTCCTTTCCAAGAGCAGCTTACTACCCACTCAGAAATTGTTTGTTCTTTACATGAATCCTATTTAAAAGGACAATTGGATGCTTTATTTTCTAGCAATGAATTTGTACAAATTGAAAGCATGATACATAATTGCGATTTATGTAAATATGAAATAAACGTGACAGAAATCGATAGCTAA
- the comGF gene encoding competence type IV pilus minor pilin ComGF has protein sequence MNERGYTLLEAVFQLVVFVLITHLVVFIMLWFAEMKTTVLSDEQSKWELFAYDLNMYLEDISSFTIRQDQKRITFQAADAIHNIDCYSNIIRDQVNGGHVPMLNGINKCQFQYEKNMLTVTVELPSGIKKERTFYVPIIEK, from the coding sequence ATGAATGAGCGGGGCTATACATTACTAGAAGCGGTGTTTCAATTAGTTGTTTTTGTGCTTATTACGCATCTTGTTGTTTTCATTATGCTTTGGTTCGCTGAAATGAAAACAACGGTACTATCTGATGAACAATCAAAATGGGAGCTATTTGCTTATGATTTGAATATGTATTTAGAGGATATTTCATCATTTACGATTCGACAAGATCAAAAAAGAATAACCTTCCAAGCAGCAGATGCCATTCATAATATTGATTGTTATAGCAATATTATTCGCGATCAAGTAAATGGTGGGCATGTACCAATGCTAAATGGTATTAATAAATGCCAGTTTCAATATGAAAAAAATATGTTAACAGTAACTGTTGAACTTCCAAGTGGTATTAAAAAGGAGCGAACCTTCTATGTGCCAATTATTGAAAAATGA
- the comGC gene encoding competence type IV pilus major pilin ComGC: protein MKHLKQQAGFTLIEMLIVLLIISILILITIPNVTKHFATIDEKGCKAYISMVQGQVEAYRVDFMAYPTIDDLVAKGYLKKNETTCPNKEEIMITNDGEVRLAKSSSNTGSGS from the coding sequence ATGAAACATCTAAAGCAGCAAGCTGGTTTTACATTAATCGAAATGTTAATTGTTCTTTTGATTATCTCGATTTTAATTTTAATCACAATCCCAAATGTTACGAAACATTTTGCCACGATTGATGAGAAGGGTTGTAAAGCGTATATTAGCATGGTACAGGGGCAGGTAGAGGCATATCGCGTAGATTTTATGGCGTATCCAACAATTGATGATTTGGTAGCAAAAGGCTATTTGAAGAAGAATGAAACGACCTGTCCTAATAAAGAAGAGATTATGATAACTAATGATGGCGAGGTAAGATTGGCGAAGTCCTCTTCCAATACTGGTTCTGGTAGCTGA
- a CDS encoding serine/threonine protein kinase, giving the protein MQATQVELSLPANSVLNDTYKIKEVIATSKLSFVYIAENTHEGNQLIIKEFFPNDIALRDLDNKTVINRLPSTKQKFEELKAISLNEALIMQQINHHNIVKYIDHFEENGSIYISMEYYEGTLLDQYLKDFPINDRDHLYASILLPLMNALCYLHEKGILHRDIKPNNIMIDSKGNPYLLDFGSAIYYKTAEDYQIFTSPGYSPLEQYSTISEQGVYTDIYSLAATFYFSLTNVIPPDVSQRLIEDKIGDVRTYNKKVSILLSKTIMWGLAVQAKKRCSSLKYMKLVITIEGSVNRIKNYFK; this is encoded by the coding sequence ATGCAAGCGACTCAAGTTGAATTGAGCTTACCGGCAAACAGTGTTCTGAACGATACATATAAAATAAAAGAAGTGATTGCTACTAGTAAATTATCCTTTGTTTATATTGCAGAAAATACGCATGAAGGGAATCAGCTAATCATTAAAGAGTTTTTTCCAAATGACATTGCTTTGCGGGATTTAGATAATAAAACAGTTATTAATCGTTTGCCTTCAACAAAGCAGAAATTCGAGGAATTAAAAGCCATTTCTCTAAATGAAGCGTTAATTATGCAGCAAATAAATCATCATAATATCGTCAAATATATTGACCACTTTGAGGAAAATGGGTCGATTTATATAAGTATGGAGTATTATGAAGGAACTTTATTAGATCAATACTTAAAGGATTTTCCTATTAATGATAGAGACCATTTATACGCTAGCATATTACTTCCATTAATGAATGCTTTGTGTTATTTACACGAAAAAGGCATACTCCATCGTGACATTAAACCAAATAATATTATGATTGATTCTAAAGGTAATCCATATCTACTAGATTTTGGTTCCGCAATTTATTATAAAACTGCTGAAGATTATCAAATATTTACGAGTCCAGGATATTCCCCTCTTGAGCAATATTCGACTATATCTGAGCAAGGTGTATATACTGATATTTATAGTTTAGCAGCAACATTTTATTTTTCTTTGACAAATGTTATTCCACCTGATGTATCGCAGCGGTTAATAGAGGATAAAATTGGAGATGTAAGAACGTATAATAAAAAGGTGAGTATTCTTTTATCCAAAACCATCATGTGGGGGCTGGCAGTACAAGCAAAGAAACGCTGCTCTTCACTAAAATATATGAAATTGGTAATTACTATTGAGGGTAGTGTCAATAGGATAAAGAACTATTTTAAGTAA
- a CDS encoding FHA domain-containing protein produces the protein MYGQNSMDAYTENAKKQMIIKVMDIIIVTIAFFFILYVFVMNQDFILKTIIGLMLVILAIIYGSVKYEARDKNYDVTNKQIRKLVLLNERGVEIDEWEIGDQTSLLIGKSSADNKADIDLNGTEYESLINYEHAVLNNVSGVWYIEDIDSVNGVGIKKAHKRVKNRIKHESPYPIGNGDTIYIANTRILVK, from the coding sequence ATGTATGGTCAAAATTCAATGGATGCATACACTGAAAACGCAAAGAAACAAATGATTATAAAAGTTATGGATATCATTATTGTCACAATCGCCTTCTTTTTCATTCTATACGTATTTGTCATGAATCAGGATTTTATTTTGAAAACAATTATTGGACTAATGCTGGTCATACTAGCAATTATTTATGGCTCTGTTAAGTATGAAGCAAGAGATAAAAATTACGATGTGACAAACAAGCAAATTCGAAAATTAGTTCTCCTCAATGAACGAGGAGTTGAAATAGATGAATGGGAGATAGGTGACCAAACATCATTACTTATTGGGAAAAGTTCAGCTGACAATAAGGCAGATATCGATTTAAACGGTACAGAATATGAATCGCTTATCAACTATGAACATGCCGTATTAAATAATGTTTCTGGAGTATGGTACATAGAGGATATTGATTCGGTCAATGGTGTTGGTATAAAAAAAGCTCATAAGCGCGTTAAAAATAGAATAAAACACGAAAGCCCTTACCCAATCGGTAATGGAGACACGATATACATAGCAAATACGCGAATTTTAGTGAAATAG
- the comGA gene encoding competence type IV pilus ATPase ComGA produces MQNFETVVEQKCEQLLLKAYHFGASDLLLVPESVRYRIYFRKYDKLLQAGELPNDLAERMISFFKFLSALDISERRKPQSGSFQKAMEQDQYAFRVSTLPSVFLKESLIIRLLLQNHAFPLTSLSYSKYAADLLMELVKHQQGLLCFTGATGSGKSTSLYSLIHYCSTELNRHVISLEDPVENNQANLLQIQVNERAGVTYATGLKAILRHSPDIIMIGEIRDKETAKIAIEASLTGHLVVTTIHAKDSVNCLYRFIDLGVSIEELRQTVVGIVAQTLFQSPIVQEERRALFEILSDVHLQMAIKAIMQKTSYELPHDLTLSGQRELIERQNYANTKVY; encoded by the coding sequence ATGCAGAATTTTGAAACAGTTGTTGAACAAAAGTGTGAGCAACTTTTACTAAAAGCCTATCATTTCGGTGCATCAGATTTATTATTAGTTCCAGAAAGTGTGCGATATCGTATTTATTTTCGAAAATATGATAAGCTGCTCCAAGCAGGTGAATTACCAAACGATCTTGCGGAACGAATGATTTCCTTTTTTAAATTTTTATCGGCATTAGATATTAGTGAGCGTCGCAAACCCCAAAGCGGCTCCTTCCAAAAAGCTATGGAACAAGATCAATATGCCTTTCGTGTTTCTACACTTCCCTCGGTATTTTTAAAAGAAAGCCTAATTATCCGATTACTTCTACAAAATCATGCATTCCCACTTACTTCCTTATCTTATTCCAAGTATGCAGCAGACTTGTTAATGGAACTAGTGAAACATCAACAAGGACTTTTATGTTTCACAGGTGCAACAGGCTCTGGTAAGTCAACATCCTTATATTCTCTAATCCATTACTGTTCGACAGAGCTAAATCGACATGTCATTTCATTGGAGGATCCTGTAGAAAATAACCAAGCAAACCTTTTACAGATTCAAGTAAACGAACGAGCTGGCGTTACATATGCTACAGGATTAAAGGCTATTTTACGCCACTCACCTGACATTATTATGATTGGTGAAATACGTGATAAAGAGACTGCAAAAATCGCAATCGAGGCTTCATTAACAGGTCATTTAGTGGTAACGACCATTCATGCCAAGGATTCGGTAAACTGCCTTTATCGTTTTATAGACTTAGGTGTTTCAATAGAAGAACTTCGCCAAACTGTGGTAGGAATTGTTGCTCAAACACTTTTCCAATCACCGATAGTCCAGGAGGAACGCCGTGCATTGTTTGAAATATTAAGTGATGTTCATCTTCAAATGGCCATTAAAGCAATTATGCAAAAAACTAGCTATGAGCTACCACATGATTTAACGCTTTCAGGTCAAAGAGAATTAATAGAGAGGCAGAACTATGCGAATACGAAAGTTTATTGA
- the gcvPB gene encoding aminomethyl-transferring glycine dehydrogenase subunit GcvPB, whose amino-acid sequence MHNENQSLIFEISKEGRVGYGLEALDVPEVDLADLLPTNLVRAEAAELPEVSELDIMRHYTALSRRNHGVDSGFYPLGSCTMKYNPKINEAVARISGFANVHPLQDESTTQGAMELLYDLQTSLVEITGMDEVTLQPAAGAHGEWTALMMIRAFHEANGEGHRNKVIVPDSAHGTNPASATVAGFETITVKSDENGLVDIEDLRKVVGTDTAALMLTNPNTLGLFEENIIEMAELIHSVGGKVYYDGANLNAVMSKARPGDMGFDCVHLNLHKTFTGPHGGGGPGSGPVGVKADLIPFLPKPVLVRTEEGTYHFDYERPQSIGRVKPYYGNFGINVRAYTYIRTMGPDGLKAVTEYAVLNANYMMRRLEPFYDLPYNRHCKHEFVLSGRRQKKLGVRTLDIAKRLLDFGYHPPTTYFPLNVEEALMIEPTETESKETLDAFCDIMIQIAKETEENPSIVQEAPHTTVVTRLDETRAARTPVLRYQKA is encoded by the coding sequence ATGCATAACGAAAATCAATCACTCATTTTTGAAATTTCCAAAGAAGGTCGCGTAGGCTATGGCTTAGAAGCACTTGATGTACCAGAGGTTGATCTTGCAGATTTACTTCCTACGAACTTAGTACGCGCTGAAGCGGCAGAATTACCAGAGGTTTCTGAGCTTGATATTATGCGTCACTATACAGCACTTTCTCGTCGAAACCACGGTGTAGACTCAGGCTTCTACCCACTAGGCTCTTGTACGATGAAATATAATCCTAAAATTAACGAGGCTGTTGCACGAATTTCTGGTTTTGCAAATGTCCACCCATTACAGGATGAATCAACTACTCAAGGTGCGATGGAGCTTCTTTACGATCTACAAACTTCATTAGTTGAAATTACAGGTATGGATGAAGTGACATTACAACCGGCAGCAGGCGCTCATGGTGAATGGACAGCATTAATGATGATTCGTGCCTTCCATGAGGCAAATGGTGAAGGTCATCGTAATAAAGTTATTGTTCCTGACTCTGCTCACGGTACAAACCCAGCATCGGCAACTGTTGCAGGTTTTGAAACAATCACTGTTAAATCAGATGAAAATGGCTTAGTAGATATTGAAGATTTACGCAAAGTAGTTGGTACTGACACAGCTGCATTGATGCTAACAAATCCAAATACACTTGGTCTATTTGAAGAAAACATTATCGAAATGGCAGAGCTTATTCACTCTGTTGGCGGTAAAGTATACTATGACGGTGCAAACTTAAACGCAGTTATGAGTAAAGCACGTCCTGGCGATATGGGCTTTGACTGCGTACACTTAAATCTACACAAAACATTTACAGGTCCTCACGGTGGCGGTGGCCCAGGTTCAGGTCCAGTAGGTGTGAAAGCAGATTTAATTCCATTCCTTCCAAAACCAGTTTTAGTAAGAACAGAAGAAGGAACATATCACTTCGATTACGAGCGTCCACAATCAATCGGACGTGTTAAACCTTACTATGGTAACTTTGGTATCAACGTACGTGCATATACTTATATCCGTACAATGGGTCCAGATGGCTTAAAAGCTGTAACAGAATACGCAGTACTAAACGCAAACTATATGATGCGTCGCTTAGAGCCATTCTATGATCTACCATATAACCGTCATTGTAAACATGAATTTGTATTATCGGGTCGTCGTCAAAAGAAACTTGGCGTTCGTACTTTAGATATCGCAAAACGTCTGTTAGACTTTGGCTACCATCCACCAACAACTTACTTCCCATTAAATGTGGAAGAGGCATTAATGATCGAGCCAACAGAAACAGAATCTAAAGAAACATTAGATGCATTCTGCGATATAATGATTCAAATTGCAAAAGAAACTGAAGAAAACCCATCAATCGTACAAGAAGCACCACATACAACAGTCGTAACTCGTCTAGACGAAACACGCGCTGCTCGTACACCAGTGCTTCGCTATCAAAAAGCATAA
- the comGD gene encoding competence type IV pilus minor pilin ComGD, translating into MDIKSERGYTFIEMLIVLFIAMCLSAIVIKFSLKVAETRELERFFTQIQLDIQYIQTYSMNQREYISMKFESSSRRYIIKKDIFTQLYERPFPKGVEFMPVSSSVHTIIYNYNGNVMTAGTIYFKTPQGVKKVVITLGRGRSRVE; encoded by the coding sequence ATGGATATAAAAAGTGAGCGTGGCTATACGTTTATCGAAATGTTAATTGTATTGTTTATCGCCATGTGTTTGTCAGCGATTGTCATAAAGTTTTCGTTAAAAGTAGCAGAAACTAGGGAGCTTGAGCGATTTTTCACACAAATTCAATTAGATATTCAATATATACAAACTTATAGTATGAACCAAAGGGAATATATCTCGATGAAGTTTGAGAGTTCATCAAGGAGATATATCATTAAAAAAGATATTTTTACACAATTATATGAACGACCTTTTCCGAAAGGGGTTGAGTTCATGCCTGTTTCGAGTTCGGTTCATACAATTATATATAACTACAATGGAAACGTCATGACTGCAGGGACTATTTATTTTAAAACGCCACAGGGAGTTAAAAAGGTTGTGATTACGTTAGGTCGAGGGAGGTCGAGAGTTGAATGA
- the gcvPA gene encoding aminomethyl-transferring glycine dehydrogenase subunit GcvPA, whose protein sequence is MKHRYLPMTEQDKQEMLDVIGVSSVDELFEDIPEKVRFKGLYDIKDAKSESALLKELSVLAAKNKDTNANVSFLGAGVYNHYKPIIVDHVISRSEFYTAYTPYQPEISQGELQAIFEFQTMIAELTGMDLANSSMYDGGTALAEAGMLAAGHTRRKKILVSETVHPEYRDVVATYAYGQSIEIVTVPHKDGVTDVEALKELIDDNTAAVITQYPNFFGQVEDLQVIGDIAHEAKSLFVVSSNPLALGILTPPGKLGADICVGDAQVFGISEAFGGPHCGFFAVTTKLMRKVPGRLVGETVDGEGRRGYVLTLQAREQHIRRDKATSNICSNQALLALAASVAMTALGKQGVREMATQNIAKTRYAKNAFEAAGFTVAFQGAHFNEIVVKTNKCVKEINKGLIDKGIIGGYPLGQTYDSLKNHVLIAVTELRTKEEIDALVAEMGALNA, encoded by the coding sequence ATGAAACATCGTTATTTACCAATGACGGAGCAAGATAAACAAGAAATGTTAGACGTAATTGGTGTATCCTCAGTTGATGAGTTATTTGAGGATATCCCAGAAAAAGTACGTTTTAAAGGCCTATATGATATTAAAGATGCAAAATCAGAATCAGCTTTATTAAAAGAATTATCGGTACTTGCTGCGAAAAATAAAGATACAAATGCAAACGTATCGTTTTTAGGTGCGGGCGTATACAACCACTATAAACCAATTATTGTGGACCATGTTATTTCTCGTTCAGAGTTTTACACAGCATATACTCCTTATCAACCAGAAATTTCACAAGGGGAATTACAAGCAATTTTTGAATTCCAAACGATGATTGCAGAGCTTACAGGCATGGATCTTGCAAACTCTTCTATGTACGATGGAGGAACAGCATTAGCTGAGGCAGGTATGCTTGCAGCTGGCCATACACGCCGTAAGAAAATTTTAGTATCAGAAACGGTTCATCCTGAGTATCGCGATGTCGTTGCTACATATGCATACGGTCAATCCATTGAAATTGTTACAGTTCCACATAAAGATGGAGTGACAGATGTAGAAGCATTAAAAGAGCTGATTGATGACAATACGGCAGCTGTTATTACACAATATCCTAACTTCTTTGGTCAAGTAGAGGATTTACAAGTAATTGGAGATATTGCACATGAGGCAAAAAGTTTATTTGTCGTATCTTCAAACCCACTTGCACTAGGAATTTTAACACCACCTGGTAAGCTAGGTGCTGATATTTGTGTAGGTGACGCACAGGTCTTCGGTATTTCTGAAGCATTCGGTGGTCCACACTGTGGTTTCTTTGCAGTAACAACGAAGCTAATGCGTAAAGTTCCTGGCCGTCTTGTTGGTGAAACAGTAGATGGTGAAGGTCGTCGTGGTTATGTTTTAACATTACAAGCACGTGAACAACATATCCGTCGTGATAAAGCAACGTCTAATATTTGTTCGAACCAAGCGCTTCTTGCACTTGCTGCTTCTGTAGCAATGACTGCTTTAGGTAAACAGGGCGTTCGTGAAATGGCGACGCAAAATATCGCGAAAACTCGCTATGCTAAAAATGCCTTTGAAGCGGCAGGCTTCACAGTAGCCTTCCAAGGTGCTCACTTTAACGAAATCGTTGTGAAGACAAATAAATGTGTGAAAGAAATTAATAAAGGCTTAATTGATAAAGGAATCATCGGTGGATATCCTTTAGGTCAAACATATGACTCTCTAAAAAATCACGTGCTAATCGCAGTAACAGAATTACGCACGAAGGAAGAAATTGATGCACTTGTTGCAGAAATGGGGGCTCTTAATGCATAA
- a CDS encoding J domain-containing protein: MKTHYETLGVSRDATQEQIKLAYRKLSKKHHPDVSGGNKESEKIFLEVTEAYKVLKDQASREAYDARLDGAGQSWNDRQTHEKQSSRQQSTEKKPDFNMDNIEKNFEHFFGFNPKTKEMSSALNKNAKKNPLDTTDLFERFFNK, encoded by the coding sequence ATGAAAACGCATTATGAAACTTTAGGTGTCAGTAGAGACGCCACGCAAGAACAAATAAAGCTCGCTTATCGAAAACTATCAAAAAAACATCATCCAGACGTGAGCGGTGGAAACAAAGAATCTGAAAAGATTTTTTTAGAAGTGACAGAGGCATACAAAGTACTGAAGGATCAAGCTTCCAGAGAGGCATATGATGCTCGACTAGATGGAGCTGGTCAAAGTTGGAATGATAGACAGACACATGAAAAACAATCTTCACGCCAACAGTCTACTGAAAAAAAGCCAGATTTTAATATGGACAATATTGAAAAGAATTTTGAACATTTTTTTGGCTTTAATCCTAAAACAAAGGAAATGTCATCAGCCCTTAACAAGAATGCAAAGAAGAATCCACTAGATACAACTGATTTATTTGAACGTTTTTTTAATAAGTAA
- the comGB gene encoding competence type IV pilus assembly protein ComGB: MRIRKFIERIQFDYKKATKWRVREQAHFFSRLSVLMQEGYLFHQAISILLPHHIEAHEEIQKLIDEKLRQGVGVSGVLEAMQLSKQHLVAITVAENNGHMIETLKGVAKQMALSEATKKKLIKLLLYPVVLMLFLLLLFLVFRTIFFPNIEKMVASRTTGTEETSIALSKILLHSPDALIVAGIAIICSISIFQLYLKRQPIAHRLNIILKTPFIRIYIRISLTRQFAAYLGSLLQSGFSLQASLQILEEQRLQPFLQHLARCIKERVVFGDTLTQAVNLMTVWQKDFSTFVEHGEQSGYLGKELVLYSELLTEKQEQLLHRILAFVQPTFFIIIAVCIVAAYVSLLLPIYHMIELV; this comes from the coding sequence ATGCGAATACGAAAGTTTATTGAGAGGATTCAATTTGATTACAAAAAGGCAACCAAATGGCGAGTAAGGGAGCAAGCCCATTTTTTTAGTCGATTAAGCGTGTTAATGCAGGAAGGTTATTTATTCCATCAGGCTATTTCCATTCTATTACCCCATCATATTGAAGCGCATGAAGAAATACAAAAGCTAATCGATGAAAAGCTTAGGCAAGGTGTCGGTGTTTCAGGCGTTCTTGAAGCAATGCAGCTTTCAAAGCAGCATTTAGTAGCCATTACAGTTGCAGAAAATAATGGGCATATGATTGAGACGCTAAAAGGTGTGGCAAAGCAAATGGCTTTGAGTGAGGCAACGAAGAAAAAATTAATAAAGCTACTCTTGTATCCAGTAGTACTCATGCTATTTTTGTTGCTGTTGTTTTTAGTATTTCGCACCATATTCTTTCCTAATATAGAAAAAATGGTGGCAAGTCGAACTACCGGCACAGAGGAGACAAGCATTGCTTTATCAAAAATATTATTGCATTCTCCTGATGCACTAATTGTTGCAGGTATTGCAATAATTTGTAGCATTTCGATTTTTCAGCTTTATCTCAAGCGACAACCAATAGCTCACCGGCTAAATATTATCCTAAAAACCCCATTTATTCGGATTTATATACGAATATCTTTGACGAGACAATTTGCTGCGTATTTAGGAAGTCTGCTACAAAGCGGATTTTCTTTACAGGCAAGTTTACAAATTTTAGAGGAGCAACGACTTCAACCATTTCTGCAACATCTGGCTCGATGTATAAAGGAGCGGGTTGTTTTTGGTGATACGCTGACACAGGCTGTTAATTTGATGACAGTTTGGCAGAAGGATTTCTCTACATTTGTTGAACATGGAGAGCAAAGTGGCTATTTAGGAAAAGAGCTGGTACTGTATAGCGAATTATTGACAGAAAAGCAAGAGCAACTATTGCATAGAATCCTTGCATTTGTGCAGCCAACCTTCTTTATCATTATCGCAGTGTGCATAGTTGCCGCATATGTAAGTTTATTATTACCAATATATCACATGATTGAACTAGTCTAG